The following are encoded together in the Triticum dicoccoides isolate Atlit2015 ecotype Zavitan chromosome 6B, WEW_v2.0, whole genome shotgun sequence genome:
- the LOC119322495 gene encoding phosphatidylinositol transfer protein 3-like, whose amino-acid sequence MSSGSGANNGHAKEAALYEQQLSKIGEVRAALGQLSGKSALCCSDGSIARYLIARNWDVRKATKMLTKTLKWRSEYKPDEIRWDEISSEAMTGKIYRSDYFDKSGRSILVMRPGCQNTKKSKGQIRYLVYCMENAILNLPAGQDQMVWLIDFAGFSLPNVSLLVTKLTADVLQGHYPERLGVAILYNAPKFFESFWKMASPLLEPKTKNKVKFVYSDRPETDKIMEDLFNLDELECAFGGRSPVTFNINDYAARMREDDKKMPLFWSPENSSLAAEPYRMKNHGSQQCDSGLKTEETPSDMIGETEAASEKSGETDTASEKEDTEAASEEREETETSSEKRGETATESVKEEETATVSEKKGETETGSEKKEETETESSTVKSTSSRGEGIASAGKSGSSSDP is encoded by the exons atGAGCTCAGGGAGTGGTGCAAATAATGGCCATGCGAAAGAAGCAGCATTATATGAGCAGCAGCTGTCCAAG ATTGGTGAAGTTAGAGCTGCTCTAGGACAACTATCTGGAAAATCTGCACTGTGTTGCTCAGATGGTTCAATTGCAAGGTACCTGATAGCAAGAAACTGGGACGTGAGGAAGGCTACCAAAATGCTTACAAAAACCTTGAAATGGCGTTCTGAGTATAAGCCAGATGAGATCCGTTGG GACGAGATATCGAGTGAAGCCATGACTGGAAAAATTTACCGAAGTGATTATTTTGACAAAAGTGGACGGAGTATTCTTGTCATGAGACCTGGATGCCAG AATACCAAGAAGTCCAAAGGGCAGATCCGGTATTTGGTATACTGTATGGAGAATGCAATTCTAAATCTTCCAGCTGGACAGGATCAGATGGTTTGGCTGATTGATTTTGCTGGCTTCAGCTTGCCTAATGTGTCACTTCTAGTGACAAAGTTGACAGCAGATGTTCTACAAGGTCATTATCCTGAAAGATTGGGTGTGGCAATTCTTTATAATGCTCCCAAGTTTTTTGAGTCTTTTTGGAAG ATGGCAAGTCCCCTTCTTGAGCCAAAAACGAAAAATAAGGTCAAATTTGTGTACTCGGATAGACCTGAAACTGACAAGATAATGGAAGACCTTTTCAACCTGGACGAGTTAGAATGCGCATTTGGCGGTAGAAGCCCGGTCACTTTTAACATAAATGATTATGCTGCAAGGATGAGAGAAGATGATAAAAAGATGCCATTATTCTGGAGCCCCGAGAACTCTTCTCTTGCTGCAGAGCCATATCGCATGAAGAACCACGGGTCTCAACAATGTGACTCGGGTTtgaagactgaagagactccatCTGACATGATTGGGGAAACAGAAGCTGCATCTGAAAAGAGTGGAGAAACAGACACTGCATCGGAGAAGGAAGATACCGAGGCTGCATCTGAGGAGAGGGAAGAGACCGAGACTTCATCTGAGAAGAGGGGAGAAACTGCGACTGAATCTGTAAAGGAGGAAGAAACTGCGACTGTTTCTGAAAAGAAGGGAGAAACAGAGACTGGGTCTGAAAAGAAAGAAGAAACAGAGACCGAATCAAGCACTGTAAAATCGACAAGCTCGCGAGGGGAAGGTATTGCATCAGCAGGCAAAAGCGGCAGTTCATCTGATCCGTGA